The DNA segment CGCTAACCGCATATAATTATGCGGTTACTGAATTACGGTCACTCCGCTGCGGCTTCCCAGCCGTTCCTGGCGGAACTTCCGGCCGGCAATTCCTCCTTCCCAAGTCTGCTTCGCGGCACGATGCCGCGTACCCGTCTCTGCAATGTCGTCGTCCGCATCCGCCGCCCAGGCCATCCTCGCTCCCGTCCACGATCATCGCGCCATCATGCGTGTGATCGGCGGCATCGTGCTGTGTATCCTGCTGGCGGCGCTGGACCAGACCGTGGTGATCCCGGCGGTGCCGGCCATTGCCAATGACCTGAACGGATTTGGCCACCTGTCGTGGATCGTGACCGCGTACCTGATCGTGTCGACGGTGACCACGCCGCTGTACGGAAAGCTTTCCGACAGCTTCGGGCGGCGCCGCCTGCTGATGGTGGCGATCACGCTGTTCATCGGCGCTTCCGTGGCGTGCGCGCTGGCGCAGACGCTGGGGCAGCTGATCCTGTTCCGCGCGCTGCAGGGCGTGGGCGGCGGCGGGTTGATGTCGCTGGCGCAGGCGGCCATCGCCGACGTGGTGGCGCCGCGCCAGCGCGGGCGCTACCAGGGCTACCTGGCCACGGTGTGGGCGGTGGCGTCGATTGCTGGGCCGCTGGTGGGCGGCTGGGTGTCGGACCACATGTCGTGGCGCTGGCTGTTCTGGGTCAACGTGCCGCTGGGCCTGCTGGCGATGGTGATGTGCTATCGCGGCCTGGCGATGCTGCCGCCGCGTGGCGGCCGGGCGCGCGTGGACTGGCTGGGCGCGCTGCTGCTGGCGGTGGCCATCGTCGCCTTCCTGCTGGCAATGAGCTGGGGCGGCGATGTCTATGACTGGCTCTCGCCGGAGCTGGCCGCGCTGCTGGTCGCCGCGGCCGTGGCGGTGGCGCTGCTGGCGTGGCAGGAGCGCCGCGCCGCCGACCCGATGCTGCCGCCGCGGCTGTTCGGCAACCGTGCCTATGTGATGGGCGTGGCGGCATCGGCGCTGTCGGCGCTCAATATCTTCCTGTGCATCTTTGCGCTGCCGCTGCATTTCCAGCTGGTGCGCGGCGCGGATGCCTCGACCTCCGGCCTGCTGGTGATGCCGTTCCTGCTGGCGACGGTGGCGGGCAACTTCATCGTGGCCTGGGTCGCGCCGCGCGTGGGCCGCATGCGCGGCATCCTGACGGCGGGCTATGTCGCCGGGGCGCTGGGCCTGATCGTGCTGGCGCTGGTGACGCCGGCGGTGCCGCTGGCCGTGGTGCTGGCGGCGATGACGCTGGCCGGCGTGGGCCTGGGCATCACCATGGTGGCCACGCTGATGAGTGTGCAGAACGTGCTGGAGCGCCGCGATACCGGCGCCGGCACCGGCGCGCTGCTGGTGCTGCGCTCGCTCGGCAGCGCGCTGGGCGGGGCGCTGGCGGGCACGCTGCTGACGCTGGAATTCCGCCATGCGCTGGTGGCTTCGGGCGTGACGCAGGCGCTTGACCTGGGTGCGCTGCGCCATGGCAGCGAGGCGCTGGCACAGTTGTCGCCGGCGGTGCGGCACGTGCTGGCCGGCGGTGTCGAGTCGGGCTTTCAGCTGATCTTTGCGGTTGGCGCGGCTGCGTCGGTGCTGGCGCTGCTGGTCGTGCGCAGCATGCCGGACCTGGAGTTGCGCAGCAGCGTCACGGAGCATGCGGCCACGCTGGCGATGGACTGAAGCGGCGGGCGGCAGCCAGCCCGTCATCGGCGTAGACTACGCGTACCCGATACAGCGAGCCGACCCCTGGAGCCCCGTCGCCATGTTCCGTCGTTCCCTGATTTCCCGCCCCTTCGCTTTCGCCTTCGCCTCCGTGGCGCTCGCCGCGTCGGCCCTGCTGCCCTCGCCCGCCCGCGCCGCCGAGAAGTCCGCAGCGCCCGCCGCCGCGCAGGCCGGTGCTTGCCCCGCATCGCTCAACTTCACCTTCCCGCGCCTGCAGGATGAAGCGCCGCAGAACCTGTGCCAGTACGCCGGCAAGGTGGTGCTGGTGGTCAACACCGCCAGTTATTGCGGCTTTACGCCGCAATATGAAGGGCTTGAGGCGCTGCACGCCAAATACAATGCGCGCGGGCTGGTGGTGCTGGGATTCCCGTCCAATGATTTCTCGCAGGAACCGGGCTCGGAGAAGCAGATCGCGGACTTCTGCTACAACACGTACGGCGTCAAGTTCCCGATGCTGGGCAAGTCGCACGTGCGCGGCAGCGACGCCAATCCGATGTACGCGCTGCTGGCCAAACAGACCGGCACCGCGCCCAAGTGGAACTTCTACAAATACCTGATCGGCCGCGACGGCAAGGTGGTCGCCAGCTACGACAGCCGCACCAAGCCGGACGACAAGGAACTGGTGGCGAAGATCGAATCGCTGCTCGGCGCGCAGCACTGAGCAGCGCCCTGCACCCTTCGCTCAGTCCCGCACCAGCCCTTCCGCGCGCATTGCTTCCTGCACCGCGGGCCGTGCGGCCACGCGCGACAGGTATTCCTGCAACGACGGGTACGCGGTCAGCGGCATCATCAGCATGCGCGCCCAGCCGAGGATGGTGAAGCAATACGCGTCGGCCACGGTGTAGCGGTCCCCCGTCAGGTATTGGCGGGTTTGCAGGTGGCGGTCGAGTTCGGCGAAGCGCGCCTGAAGCTTGGCCTTGCATGCCTGCTGCGTGCTTTGCGCGGTTTCCTTGTGCCACAGCCACGGACTGAACACCTTGTGCAGCTCGGTGGAGACCAGCGTCAGCCAGCCGGTGGCTTCCAGCCGCTCGCGCGTGCCGGAGGCGGGCAGCAGGCCGCGCTCAGGCACGAGATCGGCGATGTACTGGAGCAACGACGCCACTTCGGTATGGCGTGAGCCATCATCCAGTTGCAGCAGCGGCACGTAGCCGCGCGGGTTGATCGCGTAGTAGTCGTCGCCGCCGTTCTCGGGCTGCGCCAGCTTGTGGTGTTGCAGGTCAACCTGGGCCAGCGTGACCGGCAGGCCGGCTTCGCGCAGCGCGATGTGGACGGACATCGAGCATGCGCCTGGGGAGTAGTAGAGCTTCATCGCGATCCTGTTTGGGGTTGGCTGGCCGCCACGCCGTTGTGGGGCCGTGCGAGCAGTCTAGGATCGCGTTTGCGGTGCGGCAATGCGCGGGCTTGCGGAGGGGGATTGCAGATTTGCACAGCCCGCGCCAGGTGCGATCGGGCGATGGTGCGATGGCGCGACCTGTCGACCGTCGCGCCGTCGCCCTTCAGCTACTTATTCCACTTCGCGGAACAGCCGCCCCCATCCTTTCAGCTCGCGTGTATCCACGCCGCACAGCCGCAGCGATTTCCACACCACGGTAGAAATGGTGTCGTACAGCGGAATCCCCGTCTCGGCCTCAAGCTCTTCCGCCAGGTGCGCCGCACGCAGGTTGGTGCAGAACGTGGTGATCGCCTGCGGCCCATGCTGCGCGAGACCGCGCACCATCTCGCGGATGGTGTCCGCCTCGACTTCGGCAAAGCTGTAGTTCACGTGCAGGTCGAGGTGGCTTTCCGCCACGCAGTGAAAGCCGCTGCGTTCGTAGTTGGCGATGATGCGCTGCTGCACGTCGTCCAGGTACGGCGTGGCCAGGCCGAAGTTGCGCGCGCCGGTCTTTTCCAGGATCTCGTTGAGCGCCAGTACCGAAGTGGTGGCCGGGATGCCGGTCGCCTCGGTGATCTGCTTGCACAGCGCTTCGTCCTTGTCGAAGCCGAGCCAGCCGGACGACGTGCCGTTCCAGGCGATGACGTCGACGCGCGCATCGGCCAGCAGGCTGGCGGCGGCCAGGATCTTGTCGAGGTTGAACTGCCCCAGCGCCTGGTCGCGCAGCGAGATCTCGGTCACGGTGAAGCGCGAGAAATGCGCGCTGACGTTGGGCAGGCCGGCAACCATCGCGCTGGTGATGGGCTCGAGCGCCGTGTTGGAAGACGGCGTGAGCATGCCGAGTCGGATTTGCTTGGTCATGTGGTGGTCTCAGGAGTCAATGCGGGGGACGGGACGTTGCCGGCCCCCTGCTCGTCTTGGAATTCGGTGATCGCGGCGATCCGCGAGGATCAGACCGGAATCTTGGTCTCGTAGTCGATGGCTGTCGAGGCCAGCAGCAGCCCCACGCCCGCCGCCGCGAAGAACATCAGCGCCAGGAAGTACGAGCCGGTGAACTGCACGATCATGCCGACGATGATGGGCACGGTGATGCCGCCGATATTGCCGCCCAGGTTCATCACGCCGCCCAGGAAGCCGACCTTGTTGCGCGTGCCGAGCATCGACGGCACGCACCAGAACAGGCCGCACCAGCGCAGGAAGAACAGCGTGGACGACAGCAGCACCACCACGATGATCGGATCGCTGACATAGGCCACCGAGAAGATCGAGGCCGTGGCCACCACCGCGGCGATGCCGAACAGCGTGCGCATCACCACATTGGGACGGCCGCCCGCCTCTTTCCACTTGTCGGCGATCCAGCCGCCGATCAGTTCGCCGATAAAGCCGCTGAAGAAGATGATGAAGCTGGCGCCGCCCATCTGCTTGATGTCGAAGCCATGCACCTTGTTCAGGTAGTTGGGCATCCAGGTCAGCAGGCCGTAGAACACGGTGTTGAAGCACATCCAGCCAGCGGCCATGCACCACACCGAGCGGTACTTGAAGAAGTCCATGGAGCGGCCCGACAGGTTGGCCGGCTCGGCGCGGTGTTCGTTGGCTTGCGCTTCTTCGATATAGCGCGCTTCCAGCTCGTTCACGCCGCGGTGCTCGCGCGGGGAATTGCGCACGTAGTACCAGGCCAGCACGCCGGCCAGCACGGTGCCCACGCCGGCCACGATAAAGGCCAGCCGCCACGAGCCCAGCGAGGCGATCAGCCACGTGATGATGATCGCGCCGAGCGCCGCGCCCAGCGGTGCGCCGCCATCAAGCAGCGTGGCGCCGCGGCCGCGTTCGTTCTGCGTCATCCAGATCGCGTTGAGCTTGCCGCCGGCCGGGTAGATCGGCGCTTCGGCGGCGCCCAGGCCAAGCCGGGTCAGCATCAGCGAGGTGGCATTGGTGGTGAACGCCGCGATGGTCTGGGCGAGCCCCCAGAACACGGTGGCGCAGGCGATCACGATGCGCGGCTTGTACTTGTCGGCCAGCATGCCGCCCGGCACCTGCATCAGGGCGTAGGTCCAGAAGAACGAACTGAGGATCAGGCCCTGCATGGTGGGACTGAGGTCGAACTCCTTTGCGATCAGTGGCATGGCCACCGAGAGCGAGGCGCGATCGATGTAGTTGATCGCGATGAGGAACAGCATCATCAGAAAAATCTTCCAGCGCACGGAGGTCTTGGCCTCCGTTAACACCGTCGCCTGGCTTGTCGTTTGCATGGCGGCGTCTCCTTGTCTTGGTCCTTTGGATGGGCAGTTCTAATTGGGTGTCGCGCAACAGGGCCGAGTATAGGATACGTAATCTGTAATTACAACGCGTGTAAGTCATTGATTTTACGATGTTGCGAATTCACATTTTTGGGATGTGATAGCCTTGCTGTGGTGCATTTCCCCATTCTGGTGACGTCTTTGACACAAACGCTTCCCAAAACCACGCGCCTGCGCACGCTCGGCATGTCGGCCGAGATCGCCGTCCGGCTGCGCACCATGATCGAAGAGGGCGAGTTGCCGCCGGGCGCGCGCATCGATGAACGCGCCTTCTGCGAAGCCTTCGACGTCTCCAAGACGCCACTGCGCGAGGCGCTCAAGGTGCTGGTGTCCGAGGGACTGGTGCTGCACCGGCAATACATCGGCTACCGCGTGGCGTCGCTCGACCTGGAGGAGTTGCGCGCCACCTTCGAGACCCTGCACGGGCTCGAGGCGCTGGCCGGCGAACTGGCCGCGCGGCGGCTGGGCGACGCCGCGATGGCGAAGCTGGAGCGGCGCCACCAGGCCATGATCGACGCGCATGCCGCGGGGCGGCGTACCGACTATTTCCGCATTAACCAGGAAATCCACCAGTTCATCATCGACGGCGCCGCCAACCCGGTGCTGGCTGGCGTCTACGCCATGCTGATGAGCAAGGTCCACCGCGCGCGCGGCGCCGCCAATGCCGACACGCTGCGCTGGCAAGAGTCGCATGAGGAACACGAGGCCATCATGGCCGCGCTGCGCGAGCCCGGCCGCCCGCGCCTGGCGCAGGTGCTGCGCCAGCATTCCGAGAACACCGCGAAAGAGGTGCTGGCCGTGGTGGCGCGCTCGCTGGCCGAGGCCGGCGCACGCGACCCTGGCCTGAAGCAGTCCGCATGAGTCATCCCTGACTCAAACGCAATCCCTGACGAAGACAACGACGATGAAACTGGTTCGAGTAGGCAATCCCGGCGCGGAGCGCCCGGGCGTGATCGATGCAGAGGGCCGCGTGCGCGACCTGAGCGGCGTGGTGGGCGAGATCGGCCCGGGCGAACTGGCGCCTGCGGCGCTGGCGCGGCTGGCGCAGGTGGACGTGGCGGCGCTGCCCGTGGTCGAGGGCGCGCGCGATGGTGTGCGTTTCGGTGTGCCCTGGACGGGTATCGGCAAGATCGTGGCGATTGGCCTGAACTATGCCGATCACGCCGCCGAGGCCGGCATGCCGCTGCCGGCCGAGCCGATCGTGTTCCTGAAGGCCAACAGCTCGCTGAACGGCCCGGACGACGCCGTGATGCTGCCGTTCGGCTCCGAGAAGTCCGACTGGGAGGTCGAGCTCGGCGTGGTGATCGGCACCACCGCGCGCAATGTCTCGCGCGAAGAGGCGCTGAACCACGTGGCCGGCTACTGCGTGGTCAACGACGTGTCCGAGCGCGAGTTCCAGATCGAGCGCGGCGGCACCTGGGACAAGGGCAAGGGCTGCGACACCTTCTGCCCGGTCGGCCCGTGGCTGGTGACGCGCGATGAAGTGGCCGACCCGCAGGCGCTGGGCCTGTGGCTGGAGGTCAATGGCGAGCGCGTGCAGCGGGGCAGCACCGCGACCATGGTCTTCGACGTGGCCACCGTGGTCAGCTATGTCAGCCGCTTCATGACACTGCTGCCGGGCGACCTGATCGCGACCGGCACGCCGCCGGGCGTGGGCATGGGCTTCAAGCCGCCGCGCTTCCTGAAGGCGGGCGACACCATGCGCCTGGGTGTCGACGGGCTTGGCGTGCAGAGCCAGCGCGTGGTGGCCTACGGCGAGCGCTGAACACACTGGCGCAAGCCGGGCAGGGCGCGGCGTCACCCGGCAAGGTGACGCCGCCGCGCGTCGGGCAAAGCTGCAAAGCCGGTAAAAAGCGCCCGTTTCAATGGTTCCCCATCGAAACGCTTTCATACAAAGCGTTGGGTTTCCATACAAAGCGTGCCGTGCGCGCAACGGTTCCGGTGGCGAAAACGCCCGGATCGCATCGATTTACGCGAAATCGC comes from the Cupriavidus sp. P-10 genome and includes:
- a CDS encoding MFS transporter; this translates as MQTTSQATVLTEAKTSVRWKIFLMMLFLIAINYIDRASLSVAMPLIAKEFDLSPTMQGLILSSFFWTYALMQVPGGMLADKYKPRIVIACATVFWGLAQTIAAFTTNATSLMLTRLGLGAAEAPIYPAGGKLNAIWMTQNERGRGATLLDGGAPLGAALGAIIITWLIASLGSWRLAFIVAGVGTVLAGVLAWYYVRNSPREHRGVNELEARYIEEAQANEHRAEPANLSGRSMDFFKYRSVWCMAAGWMCFNTVFYGLLTWMPNYLNKVHGFDIKQMGGASFIIFFSGFIGELIGGWIADKWKEAGGRPNVVMRTLFGIAAVVATASIFSVAYVSDPIIVVVLLSSTLFFLRWCGLFWCVPSMLGTRNKVGFLGGVMNLGGNIGGITVPIIVGMIVQFTGSYFLALMFFAAAGVGLLLASTAIDYETKIPV
- a CDS encoding GntR family transcriptional regulator, encoding MGCRATGPSIGYVICNYNACKSLILRCCEFTFLGCDSLAVVHFPILVTSLTQTLPKTTRLRTLGMSAEIAVRLRTMIEEGELPPGARIDERAFCEAFDVSKTPLREALKVLVSEGLVLHRQYIGYRVASLDLEELRATFETLHGLEALAGELAARRLGDAAMAKLERRHQAMIDAHAAGRRTDYFRINQEIHQFIIDGAANPVLAGVYAMLMSKVHRARGAANADTLRWQESHEEHEAIMAALREPGRPRLAQVLRQHSENTAKEVLAVVARSLAEAGARDPGLKQSA
- a CDS encoding maleate cis-trans isomerase family protein → MTKQIRLGMLTPSSNTALEPITSAMVAGLPNVSAHFSRFTVTEISLRDQALGQFNLDKILAAASLLADARVDVIAWNGTSSGWLGFDKDEALCKQITEATGIPATTSVLALNEILEKTGARNFGLATPYLDDVQQRIIANYERSGFHCVAESHLDLHVNYSFAEVEADTIREMVRGLAQHGPQAITTFCTNLRAAHLAEELEAETGIPLYDTISTVVWKSLRLCGVDTRELKGWGRLFREVE
- a CDS encoding MDR family MFS transporter produces the protein MRVIGGIVLCILLAALDQTVVIPAVPAIANDLNGFGHLSWIVTAYLIVSTVTTPLYGKLSDSFGRRRLLMVAITLFIGASVACALAQTLGQLILFRALQGVGGGGLMSLAQAAIADVVAPRQRGRYQGYLATVWAVASIAGPLVGGWVSDHMSWRWLFWVNVPLGLLAMVMCYRGLAMLPPRGGRARVDWLGALLLAVAIVAFLLAMSWGGDVYDWLSPELAALLVAAAVAVALLAWQERRAADPMLPPRLFGNRAYVMGVAASALSALNIFLCIFALPLHFQLVRGADASTSGLLVMPFLLATVAGNFIVAWVAPRVGRMRGILTAGYVAGALGLIVLALVTPAVPLAVVLAAMTLAGVGLGITMVATLMSVQNVLERRDTGAGTGALLVLRSLGSALGGALAGTLLTLEFRHALVASGVTQALDLGALRHGSEALAQLSPAVRHVLAGGVESGFQLIFAVGAAASVLALLVVRSMPDLELRSSVTEHAATLAMD
- the gstA gene encoding glutathione transferase GstA, translated to MKLYYSPGACSMSVHIALREAGLPVTLAQVDLQHHKLAQPENGGDDYYAINPRGYVPLLQLDDGSRHTEVASLLQYIADLVPERGLLPASGTRERLEATGWLTLVSTELHKVFSPWLWHKETAQSTQQACKAKLQARFAELDRHLQTRQYLTGDRYTVADAYCFTILGWARMLMMPLTAYPSLQEYLSRVAARPAVQEAMRAEGLVRD
- a CDS encoding fumarylacetoacetate hydrolase family protein — protein: MKLVRVGNPGAERPGVIDAEGRVRDLSGVVGEIGPGELAPAALARLAQVDVAALPVVEGARDGVRFGVPWTGIGKIVAIGLNYADHAAEAGMPLPAEPIVFLKANSSLNGPDDAVMLPFGSEKSDWEVELGVVIGTTARNVSREEALNHVAGYCVVNDVSEREFQIERGGTWDKGKGCDTFCPVGPWLVTRDEVADPQALGLWLEVNGERVQRGSTATMVFDVATVVSYVSRFMTLLPGDLIATGTPPGVGMGFKPPRFLKAGDTMRLGVDGLGVQSQRVVAYGER
- a CDS encoding glutathione peroxidase → MFRRSLISRPFAFAFASVALAASALLPSPARAAEKSAAPAAAQAGACPASLNFTFPRLQDEAPQNLCQYAGKVVLVVNTASYCGFTPQYEGLEALHAKYNARGLVVLGFPSNDFSQEPGSEKQIADFCYNTYGVKFPMLGKSHVRGSDANPMYALLAKQTGTAPKWNFYKYLIGRDGKVVASYDSRTKPDDKELVAKIESLLGAQH